The Aedes aegypti strain LVP_AGWG chromosome 3, AaegL5.0 Primary Assembly, whole genome shotgun sequence genome contains a region encoding:
- the LOC5564142 gene encoding protein deadpan, with translation MDLPGKSDHHGSEGRDAESYLRRIKAEIRKTNKPIMEKKRRARINNYLNDLKALLLDAMKKDPIRHSKLEKADILDLTVKHLQDLERRKLAIAMAVDPTVVDKFKSGFNECIEEIDKYLNTVSSVDGGMKQRISNHLKSYLKYQRFPQSGAMGPFGGLFGRSSDEINNNGRLTMDAMPLIPSLLPSGELAFIMPHNSANGLPIFPRIPPLNASHFKPILQEKQPFAPSPPLSPVSDQDSVKGDPKMTTPLAKLRPGLAEQLMAAFPTPPTPDESTRISAFKPNLKLIDRIRLQREPVEKDDREDIKRRKVDKEIEFSDDDSDDEDGTDADGKDTASGDMWRPW, from the exons ATGGATCTGCCAGGGAAATCGGATCACCATGGCAGCGAAGGTCGAGATGCCGAGAGTTATCTCAGAAGGATTAAAGCGGAAATAAGAAAG ACCAATAAACCGATTATGGAGAAGAAACGACGAGCAAGGATCAACAATTACCTGAATGATCTCAAGGCCTTGCTGCTGGATGCAATGAAAAAGGAT CCCATTCGTCATTCAAAGCTAGAAAAGGCAGACATTTTGGATCTAACCGTGAAGCACCTGCAGGACTTGGAACGTCGTAAACTGGCCATTGCGATGGCTGTCGATCCAACTGTAGTCGATAAGTTCAAAAGTGGGTTCAACGAGTGTATCGAAGAAATCGACAAGTACCTCAATACGGTTTCGAGTGTAGACGGTGGAATGAAACAACGCATTTCGAATCATCTGAAGTCCTACTTGAAGTACCAAAGGTTTCCTCAGTCCGGTGCAATGGGTCCTTTCGGAGGGCTCTTCGGTCGATCTTCAGACGAGATCAATAACAACGGACGACTGACTATGGACGCCATGCCTCTGATCCCATCACTTCTTCCAAGTGGAGAGCTGGCTTTCATCATGCCGCACAATAGCGCCAATGGCTTGCCaatatttccaagaattcctccactgAACGCAAGCCACTTCAAGCCGATCCTTCAAGAGAAACAACCATTTGCTCCGAGTCCTCCACTGAGTCCAGTTTCGGATCAGGACAGCGTGAAAGGAGACCCCAAAATGACCACCCCCTTGGCGAAACTTAGACCCGGGTTGGCAGAGCAGTTGATGGCCGCCTTTCCTACGCCTCCAACGCCGGACGAGAGCACACGGATATCGGCTTTCAAACCCAATCTTAAGCTGATCGATCGCATACGACTTCAGCGCGAGCCAGTCGAGAAGGATGATCGAGAGGATATCAAGCGGAGGAAAGTGGACAAAGAGATAGAGTTCAGTGATGACGATAGCGACGACGAAGATGGTACGGATGCAGATGGGAAGGATACAGCTAGTGGCGATATGTGGAGGCCTTGGTGA